CGCAGGTCTGGGGCGGCAAGTGCCGGAGACCGGGCAGCAACAACGCGGCGTGCCGGACATCATTCAACGGACTGAGCAAGAGGCCTCCCGAGATCTGTTCAGTGGAAGCATCAGCAAGAGGTGTGCCAAGCCAGTACGCCGGATGCCGCTCATGTCCCTTGTTGATGATCTCAGGTAGTGATGCAGTACGACGGAGCTCGCTGCGGTGTGTGAACTAGCGGCCCGATCGACCTTTGTGGCAACCGCAACAATCAAGATGGGCGACATCGAACAACGCGGGATGGAGGTCTCAGGCAACTAGCGCGCCATTGTTTAGGTGCATCGTCCTGTGCTGCCGCAACACGCCCAAGCCGCCAGCGAGATGCCGGGCGGCGCTAATCGTGAGCTATCTCGTGGTACAGCTATTGCTGCGACGATGACAAGCCTAGCGCGAGGAGCAGCTCTCAAGAAGCAGCCGGATGTCGAGCGCGCGAAGCGGCTCGTCGTCTGATCTAATGCGGCGCCGGGTGAGTTAAAGCAAGTGATCTCGCACGTTGGGCCACGGCGCATGTCAATCAAAGTAATGAAGTTTGGGGGATCGAGCTTTCGTGATGCGGAGGCGTACCGCGCTGTCTCCAGACATATAGTAGATAGGCTTGCAAATGACGCGCGGCAAGTCGTGGTCGTCGTTAGCGCGATGCACGGCCAGACGGACGTACTGAAGTCTCTAGCGCTCTCTGTGAATGAAATCTGCAGCACCGTTGCCTTGGACACCGTCCTGACAGCGGGAGAAATGATTTCCGCTGGACTTCTTGAGGCAGCATTGCAAAGACACTCGGTGCCGACATCATCGCTCTTTGGCTATTCGATTGGAATCAAGACATCCTTGGTTCTAGGTAGGACGGTCATCGAGGAGGTCGACAACAAACCGCTGCTAAAGGCGCTCGATTATGGCCGCGTGGTAATCCTTGCCGGAGCGCAGGGTCTGGATGAAGGTGGACGGGTCTCAATGCTCGGCCGCAATAGCTCGGATTTGACTGCGGTAATAGCCGCCGATATGGTGGGAAGTGGCGTTTGCGAAGTCTACTCGGATGTCTGTGGCATCTACTCCGCCGATCCGAGGATTGTGAGGCAAGCAAGGCTGCTCCCGACAGTCTCCTATGCCAACGCAAGTCGGATAGCACGCTGCGGGGCGAAAGTGCTTCACCATGGCGCAATCGACTATGCTGCCGGCCGGAGAATAGCCATCTCCTGCAAATCGTTACTGCCGAATGAGATGGCCGGTACTTTGGTGACTGACGCAGGAGGCGGGGTTTGCGTGGTCATCAACCCGTCAGCAACACGGGTTGCATTTCAAAGCGTCTTCGAAAAACGTAATGCTGAAGACGTTTTACGAAGGCTTGGTATCATGTGGATCGATCTCGAGCAGGATGAAAGCCCCGAGGGGTATTTGACGCATGACGCGGAGGCCGCGCTTACCGCTCTGCATCGGGAAGGCATCCACCCCGTGAGGAGTGCGCAGAAGATTGTTGTTTTAGCGCTCACCGGGTCCAAGCCAAAGACATACGAATTGCGAGATCTTGAGGCCGCTTCTTACTGTGCTCAGAGGGTCCATGCAGAGCTCCGCACTAGTGGGGTGGAAGCACCTCACTAGCCATCACCTCCTGATTGGCGATATACCGCGCTGCAGGTCGGGAGAGCCGGCTACTCACCGCGGAAATGAGTCGTCAGCGGCAACTTCACCTCCCTTGTAGAAGTCTTGAGATGGCTTGTCACGATGACCATCGCCGAGCGGACCGATCCTTCGATAAGTGCATTCCGCTACTGGGCAGTTGAGTTACGCAACGCCAGAACGCACGATCTGCCAGGTGCCTGCCAGGCAAGTGATGCGCAACCAATTACCGCGCGCCCAACATGCAAACGGCCTTCGTTAGCCTACTGGTTCTGTAGCCGGGCTCACCGTGAGTGCGGGCGGTTAGCGTATCCGTATCCGAGTCCAGGTTGACCTGGGCCGCAGTGTGATGCGGGTAGGCGACCTGCCCGACGACTAGGCCCGTCCCCAGGGAGCTAGTCGACTGAAGCTGGAACATGTTCAGGGAGAAACAAGAGTTAGACGGTCGTGGTACTCGAAGTGTAGCACCAGCGAGATGCGGAACAGGTGCTAGCCTGCCGCGGTGATCAAGCGTCTGGCGTGAGGCCTCGCCGAGGCAGCGAGGCCCGATGCAGATGTCATGTCAGAGCGGGGCTGCTTCCGCTAAGCTATCTTCAAAGATGTCCAAACCCTTAGTCAGCGTCTCCGGGTCGATCGTTAGCGGAGGAAAGAATTTGATGACCTCGTCCGCCGGGCCGCATCGTTCAATGATGAGGCCCCTATCGTACGCCTTGCGTGCTGCAGTCTCAGCGAGGTGAGTATTTCGGCAATCAAAGCCGAGCGCCATTCCGCGGCCGCGGACAGTGAAGTGGTCTCCATGCGCGCGCGCAATAGCATTAAGCCGGTGACGCATCAGCGTTCCCAGTCGATAAATGCTTTGCGAAAAGATCTCAGTGCGCCAGTAGATATTCAAAGCTGCAGTTGCAGAGACAAGCGCTAGGTTATTTCCTCGAAAGGTGCCCGTGTGCTCTCCCGGTTCCCATATATCAATTGCCTCTTTGATCAACAACATGGATAACGGCAGACCATATCCACTTAAGGACTTCGACAATATTACGACATCTGGTGACAACTCGGCGAACTCAAAGCTGAAGAAATCGCCAGTACGGCCGCAACCCATCTGAATATCGTCGACGATAAATATGGCTCCAATCTCTGCCGCTAGGGCTTGTACGGATCGTAGCCATTCCTTTTGAGCGACGTTGATGCCGCCCTCCCCCTGTACTGTTTCAAGGAGAATGGCGGCTGGCGCATCGATGCCGCTGCTAGAGTCCAGCAATATGTTCCGCAGGTGCTCCGCCGTATCAATCTCATCTCCAAGATAACCATCATAGGGCATTATCGTGACGCCGGACAGGGGGACTCCACTGGCTTCGCGAAGAAAGCGACTGCTGGTCGCAGCCGCGGCGCCGAGACTGAGGCCATGATAACCACGTGTGAATGAAATGATGTTGTGGCGCCCGGTTACTTTACGCGCCAGCTTCAATGCCGCCTCAACGCCATTGGCACCTGTAGGTCCAGTAAATTGAAATCGATAATCCAAGCCCCGCTCACGAAGAATAACTGAGTTGAAAGTCTCCATAAAGTCGACCTTGGCCGGAGTGGCCATATCGAGGCCGTGAACGACAGCATCAGATCCCAGATATTCTGTAATAGCTGCCTTTAGCTGATGATTGTTGTGGCCGTAATTGAGCGCTCCAGCCCCGGAAAAGAAGTCGATGAACCGTTCGCCCGTCTCGCTTAGCAGAAAGGGCCCGCGCGCATGACTAAAGCACGCTGGGAAGAGACGCGAGTACAGGCGAACGTTGGATTCCAACGTTTCTAACGTTCGAAGAGTACGTGAGGGGTCGGCAGAGTTATTCATGATCGCACCTTCACTTTGTCCATGAATATGGCTGGTGCACGTGACATACTCCACCATGCGGAATATTAAACCTCTCAGCGTTGGTAGTCCCTCGTCGAGCGAGGGAGAATCGTCGAGCCGGTGCGACGCTGTTGCGGTTTGGTCAGGAGGCCATTCACTAAGCGCGGCTTGAATACGGCTGGCATGCGCACTGTTGCCGATGCCGGACGGCTCGCCGTGGCAATATCAAGCTTCCAACATCGAGCTTGAGGCGGCGATATAGGGACTCGTCGGAGGCCAGACCGTGATCGCCGGGCGAAGCGAGCCTAATTATACGCAGCCCTCATGGATCAAGAGAGCTGATAACACCTATTGAAAGGCCGACGGCGATACAGGACGATGACCCTGGACAAAGAGCCCCGGCAGGCGCCGGGGCCCTCGATCATTGATTGAGAAACTGAGATCCTTATTTGCTCGCGAGTGGCCAGCCAAACTTGTAGTTGAGGCGGGCGGTGACGAGATCAAAGTCCTGACGAATGCGGTCGTTTCCTAGTCCTGTTGCGAAGCTAACGTCACTAGCCGGCATGAACACGTGGTCGTACTCGATGCCAGCTGACCAGTTCGGTGTTAGGCTAATCTCAAGACCGGCACCGGCCGTACCTCCCCAACGTGTGGTATCCGCGTCGCCCAGAAAGCCAGCCGAATTAGTGATCCGATAAGTGCTCCCTACCACAGCCGCGCCCGCTTTGGCGTAGAGCAGTACGTTGCCGGCCGAATAGCCAATCTGGCCGGTCAGCAAGCCGAAACCGTCGATGTTTGTGTGATTGGTGGTGCCCGGGTTGGCAATGCTAACGTTTGAGCCGCTGAGATCGGCCCAGTTGCCCAGCCCTTCGAGTCCGAGCACGGTATTGCCGAATTGCCAACGATATCCAATCTGGCCCCCTACTGTGCCGCCGGTTGCGTCGTGAGAGCCCTCGGGGATAGAGCCGAGAAAATCCCAGGAGTTATGGCTCGAGCCCCAGCCGCCATTGACGCCGGCATAGAAGCCGCTCCAGTCGTAGAGCGCGATGACAGCCGGGCTGGGCGTCGGCGTATTCGGAAATGCGGGACGCGCGGCGAGATCTGCGGCAGACGCGGACGTCGCAGCGGCCATCGCAAGAATGCTCGCGCAAACGAGTGACTGCTTTTTCATTTCGGTTGTTACTCTCTTTAATGGCCCCCAGTGTGGCCGTTGTATCAGCGCTTACGCGAATTGCTGTACCTGAAGTGCAACAGAGCTCGACGATAGCAGAGCCGAACCTGACGTAGTGTCAGGTTGTGAAGAGATAGTGCGAGCATGGCGCGCAGGCGTCGGAATTCGAGGCGAACGAAGGCGCCTGCGGCGCTCGATGTTGCGTGTTGGCTCGTGTAGCAAATGATAGCTGACAGTGCGTGCCGGCTGCGGCCCGGATGTATACGCCGTTATAGGCTTTTGTTGAATGCGGAACGAGAGCGCGTAAGCGCTTAGCGAGAGCGGATAGCTGTGCGAAGAAGCGTCCGGCTTGGATCGAGGTTTAGATGGGATTAGACGGCAAAAAGGATGTCCATTTGGACGTCTCATCGGCGAGGTCGGTGAGCCGGCTGGAGGTTCTTGGAGGACCTTCGGGGCGCCGCGTGCGTTCGGAGGCTGAGAGCCGCCTCGCACGGCGGCAACACGCCTCGCTCCCGAAACTGCCGTCGCCAATCGTAGATCTGCTAGCGCGTCGCTCCGTGCTTGCGCGCCCCTCGGCCACCGCGACACGGGATAACAGACTCTCGGCGACTTATCCGAGTCGCATCCGACATTCGCGCCGCTGATCGTGGGAGATGCGTCGGAGGAGTGTCAAGTTCCGCGATCAAGCTTGA
This is a stretch of genomic DNA from Bradyrhizobium sp. CCBAU 53338. It encodes these proteins:
- the ectB gene encoding diaminobutyrate--2-oxoglutarate transaminase codes for the protein MNNSADPSRTLRTLETLESNVRLYSRLFPACFSHARGPFLLSETGERFIDFFSGAGALNYGHNNHQLKAAITEYLGSDAVVHGLDMATPAKVDFMETFNSVILRERGLDYRFQFTGPTGANGVEAALKLARKVTGRHNIISFTRGYHGLSLGAAAATSSRFLREASGVPLSGVTIMPYDGYLGDEIDTAEHLRNILLDSSSGIDAPAAILLETVQGEGGINVAQKEWLRSVQALAAEIGAIFIVDDIQMGCGRTGDFFSFEFAELSPDVVILSKSLSGYGLPLSMLLIKEAIDIWEPGEHTGTFRGNNLALVSATAALNIYWRTEIFSQSIYRLGTLMRHRLNAIARAHGDHFTVRGRGMALGFDCRNTHLAETAARKAYDRGLIIERCGPADEVIKFFPPLTIDPETLTKGLDIFEDSLAEAAPL
- a CDS encoding outer membrane protein, coding for MKKQSLVCASILAMAAATSASAADLAARPAFPNTPTPSPAVIALYDWSGFYAGVNGGWGSSHNSWDFLGSIPEGSHDATGGTVGGQIGYRWQFGNTVLGLEGLGNWADLSGSNVSIANPGTTNHTNIDGFGLLTGQIGYSAGNVLLYAKAGAAVVGSTYRITNSAGFLGDADTTRWGGTAGAGLEISLTPNWSAGIEYDHVFMPASDVSFATGLGNDRIRQDFDLVTARLNYKFGWPLASK
- a CDS encoding uridylate kinase yields the protein MSIKVMKFGGSSFRDAEAYRAVSRHIVDRLANDARQVVVVVSAMHGQTDVLKSLALSVNEICSTVALDTVLTAGEMISAGLLEAALQRHSVPTSSLFGYSIGIKTSLVLGRTVIEEVDNKPLLKALDYGRVVILAGAQGLDEGGRVSMLGRNSSDLTAVIAADMVGSGVCEVYSDVCGIYSADPRIVRQARLLPTVSYANASRIARCGAKVLHHGAIDYAAGRRIAISCKSLLPNEMAGTLVTDAGGGVCVVINPSATRVAFQSVFEKRNAEDVLRRLGIMWIDLEQDESPEGYLTHDAEAALTALHREGIHPVRSAQKIVVLALTGSKPKTYELRDLEAASYCAQRVHAELRTSGVEAPH